In Comamonas koreensis, the genomic stretch CAGGCCTGGCCCAGCAGTGCGGCTTCTGCCTTGGCGGCGCGCCGCACCGTGGCGGCCATGCCGCCAAAGGCCAGGCGCACGGTCTCCACCTGGCCCTGGGCATCCAGTTGCAGCGAAAAGCCCGCGCACAGCGCCGAGATGTCGCAGTCAAAGCGCTTGCTGATCTTGTAGGCCCGCACCTGGCGCGCCTGCACCGCCAGCGGCACGCGCAGGCCCTGCACCCACTCGCCGGGCTCCAGCTGGTTTTTCATGTAGTCCAGGTAAAACTCGGTCAGCGGCATGCGCCGCAGGCGCTCGCCCAGGCGCAGCTCGATCTCGGCATCCAGCGCCATCAGCACCGGCGGGGCATCGCCAATCGGCGAGCCATTGGCCACATTGCCGCCCATGGTGCCGGCATGGCGCACAGGGGGCGATGCAAAGCGCAGCCAGACCTCGGTGAGCGAGGGAAAACGCTGGGCTAGTGCGGCCCAGGCCGATTCCAGCGAAGCACCCGCACCAATGCAGAGCATGCCATCGCGCTCTTCGATGCGGCGCAGCTCCGCCACGCGCCCCACGGCAATCAAATCGCCCAGCGGCCGGAACTGCTTGTTGATCCACAAGGCCACATCGGTGGTGCCGCCGATCAGGCGGGCATCGGGCAGCGCGGCGCGCAGCTGGGCCAGGCTCTCAACGCAGGCCGGCGCGTGGAAATGTTGGGGCTGGCCGCCGCTGGGGCTGTAGGCATAGCTCCAGTCAGCATCGCTGCGCAGCGCCTGCAGGGCCGTCACCACGGGCGCCGCATCCAGCTGGCGGGCGGGCAGGTCCAGCATCTGCTGGCCGGCATCCAGAATCGGCCGGTAGCCGGTGCAGCGGCAGAGGTTGCCGCTCAGCGCATCGGCCAGCTGCTGGCGCGTGGGCGCCGCGCCCTGGCTGGCCTGCTGCCGCTCATACACGGACCACAGAGACATGACAAAACCGGGCGTGCAAAAGCCGCATTGCGAGCCATGGCAGTCCACCATGGCCTGCTGCACCGGGTGCAGATCGCCGCAAGCCTTGCCGGCATCTTTGGGGCGGCAGCTGGTCTTCATGTCTTCCACCGTAAAGAGCGCCTTGCCATGCAGGCTGGGCAGCAGCTGGATGCAGGCATTGACGGTCTGCAGCTTGAGGCCTTGCACGGCCTGCGGATCGCCCGGTTCGGCCAGCTCAGCGAGCATCACCGTGCAGGCGCCGCAATCGCCTTCATTGCAGCCCTCCTTGGTGCCGGTGCAGCGCGCATCCTCGCGCAGCCAGTCCAGCACACTGCGCGTGGGGGCCAGGCCTTCAACGTCAGTGATACGGCCTTGGTGGTAGAAACGGATGGCTTGTGGGGCGGTCATGGGGCTCATGGTGGGGCTCGGTCGCGCATTGCCGCGCCGGTCTGCAAAACTGTGTACAAGCGTAGTGTGCCGCGCAGCGCCAGGCATAACAAGCCAGCGATAGGCGCTATGGTGCAGCGCGTATATTTTTGGGTTAACCCGTATCTTTCTGGCCCGCAAAAACGTAAGCAATGGTCGCGCCTTGCGGGTTTACCAGGGCTGCGGCCATGGCAAGCAGGTATATTGCCTGGATGATGTTCCGCCGCCCCCACCCTGCGATGCGCCAGCTCGCCACCGCCGTCAGCCTGGGCCTTGCCGCCTGCGCCGTATTTGCCCAGACCAGCGCGCCGCAAGAGCCGCCGAATCTGAGCCAGGCCGAGTTCCAGTCCTGTCTGAGCGAGCTGCGCAGCAGCAAGGCCTTTGCCGCGATCA encodes the following:
- the xdhA gene encoding xanthine dehydrogenase small subunit, producing MSPMTAPQAIRFYHQGRITDVEGLAPTRSVLDWLREDARCTGTKEGCNEGDCGACTVMLAELAEPGDPQAVQGLKLQTVNACIQLLPSLHGKALFTVEDMKTSCRPKDAGKACGDLHPVQQAMVDCHGSQCGFCTPGFVMSLWSVYERQQASQGAAPTRQQLADALSGNLCRCTGYRPILDAGQQMLDLPARQLDAAPVVTALQALRSDADWSYAYSPSGGQPQHFHAPACVESLAQLRAALPDARLIGGTTDVALWINKQFRPLGDLIAVGRVAELRRIEERDGMLCIGAGASLESAWAALAQRFPSLTEVWLRFASPPVRHAGTMGGNVANGSPIGDAPPVLMALDAEIELRLGERLRRMPLTEFYLDYMKNQLEPGEWVQGLRVPLAVQARQVRAYKISKRFDCDISALCAGFSLQLDAQGQVETVRLAFGGMAATVRRAAKAEAALLGQAWTAQAVQRAQAALAEDFQPMTDMRASAAYRLKVAQNLLQRLWLETRADAPLPADATTVWAAMPHWVSSAQAPQAAATGA